One Triticum dicoccoides isolate Atlit2015 ecotype Zavitan chromosome 5B, WEW_v2.0, whole genome shotgun sequence genomic window carries:
- the LOC119309141 gene encoding aspartyl protease AED1-like, protein MEYLILIMLALSYTSQYCTSSSLCPSTYDLGQNGDGAFQFPVFHEMHPCIQASVQVSNVQNTWYSFEDDRIHKDRFLMAIGLGTPAIMNLVTIDTGSTLSWVQCRPCPINCHDQAEESGRIFDPLQSSTYQSVGCSTEDCGYVHETLGIPFCCNEEQDSCLYSLRYASEEYTAGSLVKDKLTLGNNFSIDDFMFGCSGDDRYNAADAGIIGFGGETYSFFRQVVRHTNYTTFSHCFPGNHRNGGFLSIGPYDRYNLQFIPLVEYGSHGDNPAYAIQQLDMMVDGIRLEVDPSIYATRMTILDSGTIDTFILSPVFRVFDKAITAAMLAKGYAREAAGRNKICFTSTSDSVNWRDMPTVEMKFVRSILKLPSENVFYRVSADKICSTFRPDVAGLTGVPILGNRATRSFRVVYDIQDSKFGFQAGAC, encoded by the exons ATGGAGTACTTGATTCTCATTATGCTTGCACTAAGCTATACGTCTCAGTACTGCACCAGCTCTAGCTTATGCCCCTCAACCTACG atcttggtcagaaCGGCGATGGTGCCTTTCAATTCCCAGTGTTCCACGAGATGCACCCATGCATACAAGCATCAGTACAAGTATCAAATGTACAGAACACATGGTATTCCTTTGAGGACGACAGAATCCATAAAGATCGGTTCCTCATGGCCATCGGCCTGGGCACTCCGGCCATTATGAACCTCGTCACCATCGACACCGGCTCGACACTTTCCTGGGTTCAGTGCCGACCTTGTCCGATAAATTGCCATGATCAAGCTGAAGAGTCCGGACGGATATTTGACCCCCTTCAGTCCTCAACTTACCAAAGCGTTGGCTGCTCAACTGAAGATTGTGGTTATGTGCATGAAACACTTGGTATTCCCTTTTGCTGCAACGAGGAGCAAGATAGCTGCCTTTACAGCTTGAGATATGCATCAGAAGAGTACACGGCCGGAAGCTTGGTCAAGGACAAGCTCACATTAGGAAACAACTTCAGCATTGATGATTTCATGTTTGGCTGCAGTGGAGATGACAGGTACAATGCAGCTGATGCAGGCATTATTGGATTTGGGGGTGAGACTTACTCCTTCTTTCGTCAGGTAGTTCGCCATACCAACTACACCACGTTCTCTCACTGCTTTCCTGGTAATCATAGAAACGGAGGATTTCTATCcatcgggccgtatgatcggtacaATTTACAGTTCATTCCGTTGGTCGAATACGGCTCGCACGGAGATAACCCGGCGTATGCTATTCAGCAGCTGGACATGATGGTCGACGGGATACGGCTTGAAGTCGACCCGTCGATCTACGCAACTCGAATGACGATACTGGATTCTGGCACGATCGACACGTTCATTctgtccccggtgtttcgtgtgttTGACAAGGCGATCACAGCGGCAATGCTAGCAAAGGGATATGCCCGAGAAGCAGCTGGAAGGAATAAAATTTGTTTCACGTCCACTAGTGATTCGGTGAACTGGAGAGACATGCCAACGGTGGAGATGAAATTTGTAAGGTCTATCTTGAAGCTCCCGTCAGAGAATGTGTTCTATCGAGTGTCAGCAGATAAAATTTGCTCCACATTTCGGCCAGACGTTGCTGGACTGACAGGGGTTCCGATTCTGGGGAACAGGGCAACAAGATCATTCAGGGTCGTGTATGATATCCAAGACAGCAAGTTTGGGTTTCAAGCTGGCGCGTGTTGA